A genomic stretch from Erigeron canadensis isolate Cc75 chromosome 9, C_canadensis_v1, whole genome shotgun sequence includes:
- the LOC122582467 gene encoding eukaryotic translation initiation factor 3 subunit B-like, which translates to MVDVMSMEAARLNIDLSSVDWDSIQLPPGEDFGIKSDDEDLKEEDSLEFDAGFGSIIIVDNLPVVPKEKFEKFEGGVVRNIYSQIGVIKENGLWMPVEEDTGKTRGYCFIEYNTPQEAELAKEKTNGYKLGRAHIFAVNMFDEIDKFMNVPDEWAPPEIKPYVPGENLQQWLTDEKGRDQFVIRAGSDIEVLWNDARQVKADPVYKRPFWTESFVQWSPLGTYLATVHRQGAAVWGGAATFNRLMRYAHPQVKLIDFSPGEKYLVTYSSHEPSNPRDTHRVVLNIFDVRTGKVMRDFRGSADEYAVGGAGGFTGVSWPVFRWGGGREDKYFARMGKNVISVYETETFSLIDKKSIKVENVMDFSWSPTDPIFAIFVPELGGGNQPARVSLFQIPSKEELRQKNLFSVSDCKMYWQSSGEYLAVKVDRYTKTKKSTYTGFELFRIKERDIPIEVFELDNKNDKVISFAWEPKGHRFAVIHGDNPRPDVSFYSVKGGKVAKLTTLKQKQANALYWSPDGRFVILAGLKGFNGQLEFYSVDELETMATAEHFMATDIEWDPTGRFVATSVTSVDQMENGFQIWSFNGKQLYRILKDHFFQFLWRPRPPSFLSPEKEEEIAKNLKKYSKKYDVQDQDISVLLSEQDREKRKQLKDEWERWVNEWIIYRGDGKMERQMLRDGEASDVEEEYEAKEVEAEELLDVSEEIIPDAA; encoded by the exons ATGGTTGACGTCATGTCGATGGAAGCTGCTCGTTTAAACATCGATCTGTCTTCAGTTGATTGGGATTCCATTCAACTGCCTCCCGGTGAAGATTTTGGCATCAAaag TGACGATGAGGATCTTAAGGAGGAGGATTCACTGGAATTCGATGCTGGATTTGGAAGTATAATTATTGTGGATAACTTGCCAGTCGTGCCTAAAGAGAAATTTGAGAAGTTTGAAGGCGGTGTGGTACGTAATATCTACAGTCAGATTggtgtaataaaagaaaatggtcTTTGGATGCCTGTTGAAGAAGACACTGGCAAAACCCGGGGCTATTGTTTCATTGAGTACAACACCCCTCAG GAAGCTGAGCTTGCTAAGGAGAAGACCAATGGATACAAGCTAGGCAGAGCTCACATCTTTGCTGTCAATATGTTTGACGAAATCGATAAATTCATGAATGTACCAGATGAGTGGGCCCCTCCAGAAATTAAGCCTTATGTACCAGGG GAAAATCTGCAACAGTGGCTTACTGATGAGAAAGGCAGAGACCAGTTTGTTATTCGTGCTGGATCTGACATAGAGGTCCTTTGGAATGATGCGAGACAAGTGAAGGCTGACCCCGTTTATAAGCGCCCT TTTTGGACAGAGAGTTTTGTCCAGTGGTCTCCATTGGGGACCTACTTGGCCACAGTTCATAGGCAGGGTGCTGCTGTATGGGGAGGTGCTGCTACATTTAATCGTCTGATGCGCTATGCACATCCACAG GTTAAACTAATTGATTTTTCTCCCGGTGAGAAATATCTGGTTACATATAGCAGCCATGAGCCAAGCAACCCGCGAGATACTCAT AGGGTAGTGCTCAACATATTTGATGTAAGAACTGGAAAAGTAATGAGAGATTTTAGGGGAAGTGCTGATGAGTATGCAGTTGGTGGAGCTGGTGGTTTCACTGGGGTATCTTGGCCTGTTTTCAG ATGGGGTGGCGGCAGGGAGGACAAGTACTTTGCGCGAATGGGCAAAAATGTTATTTCAGTTTATGAGACAGAGACCTTCAGTCTTATTGACAAGAAGTCCATTAAAGTTGAGAATGTTATGGACTTCAGCTGGTCTCCGACTGATCCTATTTTTGCAATTTTTGTTCCTGAACTTGGTGGCGGAAATCAACCTGCTAGA GTGAGTCTTTTCCAAATCCCAAGCAAAGAAGAGCTGAGACAGAAAAATCTTTTTTCTGTCAGTGACTGCAAAATGTATTGGCAAAGCAGTGGAGAGTACCTTGCAGTTAAAGTTGACCGTTACACAAAAACCAAGAAAAGCACATATACCGGCTTTGAGCTTTTCAGAATTAAAGAGCGTGACATTCCTATCGAGGTTTTTGAACTTGATAACAAGAATGACAAGGTCATCTCATTTGCTTGGGAGCCAAAGGGACATAGGTTTGCAGTTATTCATGGTGATAATCCACGTCCAGATGTTAGTTTCTATTCTGTGAAGGGTGGGAAGGTGGCAAAGCTCACAACTCTCAAGCAAAAGCAAGCAAACGCTCTCTATTGGTCTCCGGATGGCCGTTTTGTTATTCTGGCTGGATTGAAGGGATTTAATGGACAGTTGGAATTCTATAGTGTGGACGAGCTTGAAACTATGGCAACTGCTGAGCATTTCATGGCAACTGACATAGAATGGGATCCTACCGGGAG GTTTGTTGCAACATCAGTCACCTCAGTGGATCAAATGGAAAATGGATTCCAGATATGGTCTTTCAATGGCAAGCAACTCTACCGAATTCTAAAGGATCATTTCTTCCAG TTCTTGTGGAGGCCAAGACCACCATCTTTCTTGAGCCCCGAGAAAGAGGAAGAAATCGCAAAGAACCTGAAGAAGTACAGTAAAAAGTATGATGTCCAGGATCAAGATATCTCGGTATTGTTGAGTGAGCAGGATCGAGAAAAGAGGAAGCAGTTGAAGGACGAATGGGAGAGGTGGGTCAACGAATGGATAATATATCGTGGAGATGGGAAGATGGAGAGACAAATGTTGAGAGATGGTGAAGCCAGTGATGTGGAAGAAGAATACGAGGCTAAAGAAGTGGAAGCCGAAGAATTGTTGGACGTATCTGAAGAAATCATCCCAGATGCTGCCTAA
- the LOC122581098 gene encoding eukaryotic translation initiation factor 3 subunit B-like yields the protein MADVDVRSEAARLNIDLSSVDWDSIQLPPGEDFGIKSDDDDLKEEDSLEFDAGFGSIIIVDNLPVVPREKFEKLEGVVRKIYSQIGVIKENGLWMPVDEDTGKTRGYCFIEYNTPQEAELAKEKTNGYKLDRAHIFAVNMFDEIDKFMNVPDEWAPPEIKPYVPGENLQQWLTDEKGRDQFVIRAGSDTEVLWNDARQVKADPVYKRPFWTESFVQWSPLGTYLATVHRQGAAVWGGASTFNRLMRYAHPQVKLIDFSPGEKYLVTYSSHEPSNPRDTHRVVLNIFDVRTGKVMRDFRGSADEFAIGGTGGFTGVSWPVFRWGGGKGDQYFARMGKNVISVYETETFSLIDKKSIKVENVMDFSWSPTDPIFAIFVPELGGGNQPARVSLFQIPSKEELRQKNLFSVSDCKMYWQSSGEYLAVKVDRYTKTKKSTYTGFELFRIKERDIPIEVFELDNKNDKVIAFAWEPKGHRFAVIHGDNPRPDVSFYSVKGGKVAKLTTLKQKQANALYWSPGGRFIILAGLKGFNGQLEFYNVDELETMATAEHFMATDIEWDPTGRYVATSVTSVHEMENGFQIWSFNGKQLYRILKDHFFQFLWRPRPPSFLSPEKEEEIAKNLKKYSKKYDVQDQDISVLLSEQDREKRKQLKDEWERWVNEWKKYHEEEKMEREMLRDGEASDVEEEYEAKEVEVEELLDVSEEVIPDAA from the exons ATGGCTGACGTGGACGTTAGGTCCGAAGCTGCTCGTTTAAACATCGATCTGTCTTCAGTTGATTGGGATTCCATTCAACTGCCTCCCGGTGAAGATTTTGGCATCAAaag tgatgatgatgatcttaaGGAGGAGGATTCACTGGAATTCGATGCTGGGTTCGGGAGTATTATTATTGTGGATAACTTGCCGGTCGTGCCTAGAGAGAAATTTGAGAAGCTTGAAGGCGTGGTACGTAAAATTTACAGTCAGATTGGTGTAATAAAGGAAAATGGTCTTTGGATGCCAGTTGATGAAGACACTGGCAAAACCCGGGGCTATTGTTTCATCGAGTACAACACCCCCCAG GAAGCTGAGCTTGCTAAGGAGAAGACCAATGGATACAAGCTAGACAGAGCTCATATTTTTGCTGTCAAtatgtttgatgaaatcgatAAATTCATGAACGTACCAGATGAGTGGGCGCCTCCAGAAATTAAGCCTTATGTACCAGGG GAGAATCTGCAACAGTGGCTCACTGACGAGAAAGGCAGAGACCAGTTTGTCATTCGTGCTGGATCTGACACAGAGGTCCTTTGGAATGATGCGAGACAAGTGAAGGCTGATCCTGTTTACAAGCGCCct TTTTGGACAGAAAGTTTTGTGCAGTGGTCTCCATTGGGGACCTACTTGGCCACAGTTCATCGACAGGGTGCTGCTGTATGGGGAGGTGCTTCTACATTTAATCGTCTCATGCGCTATGCACATCCACAG GTTAAATTAATTGATTTCTCTCCCGGTGAAAAATATCTGGTTACCTATAGCAGCCATGAGCCAAGCAACCCGCGTGATACTCAT AGGGTAGTGCTCAACATATTTGATGTAAGAACTGGGAAAGTAATGAGAGATTTTAGGGGAAGTGCTGATGAGTTTGCGATCGGAGGGACTGGTGGTTTTACTGGGGTATCGTGGCCTGTTTTCAG ATGGGGTGGCGGTAAAGGGGACCAGTACTTTGCTCGAATGGGCAAAAATGTTATTTCAGTTTATGAGACAGAGACTTTCAGTCTTATTGACAAGAAGTCCATTAAAGTTGAGAATGTCATGGACTTCAGCTGGTCTCCAACTGATCCTATTTTTGCAATTTTTGTTCCTGAACTTGGTGGCGGAAATCAACCTGCAAGA GTGAGTCTTTTCCAAATCCCTAGCAAAGAAGAGCTGAGACAGAAAAATCTGTTTTCTGTCAGTGACTGCAAAATGTATTGGCAAAGCAGTGGAGAGTACCTTGCAGTTAAAGTTGACAGATacacaaaaaccaaaaaaagcaCATATACCGGCTTTGAGCTATTCAGAATCAAAGAGCGTGACATTCCTATCGAGGTTTTTGAACTTGATAACAAGAATGACAAGGTAATCGCATTTGCTTGGGAGCCAAAGGGCCATAGGTTCGCAGTTATTCATGGTGATAATCCGCGTCCAGATGTTAGTTTTTATTCGGTGAAGGGGGGAAAGGTGGCGAAGCTCACAACTCTCAAGCAAAAGCAAGCAAACGCTCTGTATTGGTCACCTGGTGGGCGTTTTATTATTCTGGCTGGATTGAAGGGATTTAATGGACAGTTGGAATTCTATAATGTGGACGAGCTTGAAACTATGGCGACTGCTGAGCATTTCATGGCAACAGACATAGAATGGGATCCTACCGGGAG GTATGTTGCAACTTCAGTAACCTCAGTGCATGAAATGGAAAATGGATTCCAGATATGGTCATTCAATGGCAAGCAACTCTACCGAATTCTAAAGGATCATTTCTTCCAG TTCTTGTGGAGGCCAAGACCACCATCTTTTTTGAGCCCCGAGAAAGAGGAAGAAATTGCAAAGAACCTGAAGAAGTACAGTAAAAAGTATGATGTCCAGGATCAAGATATCTCAGTATTGTTGAGTGAGCAGGATCGGGAAAAGAGGAAGCAGTTGAAGGACGAATGGGAGAGGTGGGTCAATGAATGGAAGAAATATCATGAGGAAGAGAAAATGGAGAGAGAAATGCTGAGAGATGGCGAAGCCAGTGATGTAGAAGAGGAATACGAGGCTAAAGAAGTCGAAGTTGAAGAATTGTTGGATGTATCTGAAGAAGTCATTCCGGATGCTGCCTAA